In Hymenobacter oligotrophus, the following are encoded in one genomic region:
- a CDS encoding exonuclease domain-containing protein — protein sequence MKFIAIDFETATADRDSACEVGLAFVEDGQVTSTRSWLVKPPSYPYFDSFNISIHGIQPADVADQPTWAELWPELQPLLEGQLLVAHNAGFDFSVLRRTMEAYELPFPSLQYVCSYIFSKKVWSGLPAYDLRTLCKFHGIPLQHHRAASDAHACAQLALKTFAHAGVTSRDDFAEKLLTTIGQLHPDGYHPCITRRIYPSKDPSLIKGDPAKHKPDNLFYGRSVVFTGTLSSMQRASAQQLIADIGGINSNGVTKDTSFLVVGQQDYRVVGDDGMSSKQEKAVKLIAKGAPLEILSELDFLRNL from the coding sequence ATGAAGTTTATTGCTATTGATTTTGAAACCGCGACGGCTGACCGCGACAGTGCGTGCGAAGTAGGCTTAGCTTTCGTGGAAGACGGCCAGGTAACCAGTACTAGGTCTTGGTTGGTAAAACCTCCTTCGTATCCCTATTTTGATTCGTTTAACATCTCCATCCACGGCATTCAACCTGCCGATGTAGCCGACCAGCCTACTTGGGCCGAACTCTGGCCCGAATTGCAGCCACTGTTGGAAGGTCAGTTGTTAGTGGCTCACAACGCAGGCTTTGACTTCAGCGTGCTGCGCCGAACGATGGAAGCCTACGAATTGCCTTTTCCGTCGCTGCAGTACGTCTGTAGCTATATTTTTTCGAAGAAGGTATGGTCTGGCTTACCCGCCTATGACTTGCGTACGCTGTGTAAATTCCACGGCATCCCCTTGCAACATCACCGCGCGGCTAGTGATGCTCATGCTTGCGCGCAACTAGCATTGAAAACCTTTGCCCATGCCGGTGTAACATCTCGGGACGACTTTGCGGAGAAGCTGCTAACTACCATTGGCCAGCTGCATCCCGACGGTTACCACCCCTGCATAACGCGGCGTATCTATCCTTCTAAAGACCCCAGCCTGATTAAGGGGGACCCTGCTAAGCATAAACCGGATAACCTGTTTTATGGCCGCAGCGTGGTATTCACCGGCACGCTCTCGTCCATGCAGCGTGCTAGCGCGCAGCAGCTCATTGCTGACATCGGCGGGATTAATAGTAACGGCGTCACTAAAGATACTTCCTTCCTGGTGGTAGGCCAGCAGGACTACCGTGTGGTCGGGGATGACGGCATGAGCAGTAAGCAAGAGAAAGCGGTGAAGCTCATCGCAAAGGGGGCTCCGTTGGAAATTCTGTCGGAACTAGACTTTCTGCGTAATCTATAG
- a CDS encoding DEAD/DEAH box helicase gives MAARFLSGFIGINRHSDPDISDLSCARRDATALWSLWQDTLPDATPMLLVDEEATRSRIDELLTQTLDAATDDDVVLLTFSGHGTHNHRLVAHDTNIEDLAGTTVSMADLATRFRQSKARHILLVLDCCFSGGAPAKVIEDGLQPRGGGFSLESAFSGRGRMLLAAANVDEEAWEAAGHGLLTSALTAALRAATGPVEVGGLMAEVAGRVRAEAQRLGLTQTPKWVGDIDGGFTIPPLQAGRHYYQAFPEQTGLKVSENIQDLMGFGLPEEVVQLWDQQFSQGLNELQLGAVNDYRILDGESLLVVAPTSSGKTFIGELAAVKAAVSTQRAVFLVPYKALANEKYEQFSDFYGTRLGLRVVRCTGDYQDATNAFVRGKYDIALLTYEMFLNLVVKNQGALNRIGVVVVDEAQFITDPSRGISVELLLTYILSARERGITPQLVALSAVIGNTNGFEHWLRCQAMITTRRPVPLEEGVIDRSGVFEYVDPDTGLQQKRQLLSAHAVQIRRDKASTQDVIVPLAQALLAQQPTAKLIVFRNIRGKAEGVAGYLAKDLGLPSADAVIAALPAQDRSSTSTRLRDCLRGGTAFHNSNLSREEREVVERAFRDQQGPVRVLGATTTVAAGINTPASAVILGETEFLGEDQKPFTIAEYKNMVGRAGRLGYNERGQSFIVANTPMERRQLFQHYVLGQPEALRSSFSNGNLSTWVLRLLAQISRVGRREVATLLANTYGGYIAGRNNPDWRPQMDAQVENIIISLIRASIVEQEGSMLQLTLVGFACANSSLSFDSILRLLHLLQKLNPATVSLERLLALTQALPELDDTYTPLFKNGNKEKTWPYHAAHKIGNDLVQLYQISLPDQVAYLRRAKRALLVEAWLQGDSLEDLEQAYTNSPFVPVSYGDVRRIVDATRYHFRSVVPIVQALHPMVLLEDDALNLLTTRLEVGLPASALPLLKVAALNRGEILLLAHHNIVDPSQAWAAVEPIANKLFGPERSQVIGTSWEKQQLASLAKAAPAS, from the coding sequence ATGGCCGCTCGATTTCTTTCCGGATTTATTGGCATCAACCGCCATTCTGACCCGGACATTTCCGACCTGAGCTGCGCCCGTAGGGATGCCACAGCTTTGTGGTCACTTTGGCAAGACACACTTCCTGACGCCACCCCAATGTTGCTTGTAGATGAGGAGGCTACTCGGTCCCGTATTGATGAGTTGCTTACTCAGACGCTGGATGCCGCGACGGATGATGATGTGGTACTACTAACTTTTTCTGGCCACGGCACTCATAATCACCGTTTAGTAGCCCATGATACCAACATAGAGGACTTGGCGGGGACAACGGTATCTATGGCAGATCTGGCCACACGGTTTCGCCAAAGTAAGGCTCGCCATATTTTGTTAGTCCTCGACTGCTGTTTCAGTGGTGGGGCGCCGGCCAAGGTGATAGAAGATGGTCTGCAGCCACGCGGCGGTGGATTTTCTTTGGAATCGGCTTTTTCCGGCCGTGGGCGTATGCTCTTAGCCGCAGCTAATGTTGATGAAGAAGCTTGGGAGGCTGCGGGCCATGGTCTATTGACTTCGGCCTTGACTGCGGCGCTACGTGCTGCTACTGGTCCAGTAGAGGTAGGAGGTCTGATGGCTGAAGTTGCCGGACGGGTACGTGCCGAGGCGCAACGACTGGGCCTGACTCAAACCCCCAAATGGGTGGGAGATATAGACGGGGGCTTTACCATTCCCCCGCTACAAGCCGGACGACATTACTACCAAGCCTTTCCTGAACAAACCGGACTGAAGGTTTCGGAAAACATTCAGGACTTAATGGGCTTCGGCTTACCCGAAGAGGTTGTTCAACTCTGGGACCAACAGTTTTCCCAAGGGCTTAACGAGCTGCAACTGGGCGCGGTCAACGATTATCGGATACTAGACGGTGAATCATTACTAGTTGTAGCCCCCACCAGCAGCGGCAAGACCTTTATCGGAGAACTGGCTGCTGTCAAGGCTGCTGTGAGTACCCAGCGTGCTGTTTTTTTGGTACCTTATAAGGCGTTGGCCAATGAGAAGTATGAACAGTTTTCTGACTTTTATGGCACGCGGTTGGGCCTAAGAGTGGTTCGGTGCACTGGAGACTACCAAGACGCTACCAATGCCTTTGTGCGGGGTAAGTATGACATTGCTCTGCTTACCTATGAGATGTTTCTAAACCTGGTGGTTAAAAACCAGGGCGCGTTGAACCGCATTGGAGTGGTAGTAGTGGACGAAGCGCAGTTTATCACTGACCCCAGCCGAGGTATCAGCGTTGAACTGTTGCTGACCTACATTCTGTCTGCTCGCGAACGTGGTATCACCCCGCAGCTTGTGGCCTTGTCGGCCGTTATCGGCAACACTAATGGCTTTGAGCATTGGCTGCGCTGCCAAGCAATGATTACCACCCGGCGGCCCGTTCCCTTAGAGGAAGGTGTTATTGACCGCTCGGGCGTTTTTGAGTACGTAGATCCGGACACCGGGCTCCAGCAGAAACGGCAGCTACTGTCTGCTCATGCCGTGCAGATACGCCGCGATAAAGCCAGCACGCAGGACGTGATAGTGCCCCTAGCACAGGCTTTGCTTGCGCAGCAGCCGACGGCTAAACTTATTGTATTCCGCAACATTCGTGGCAAAGCTGAAGGCGTTGCGGGCTACCTGGCCAAGGACTTGGGTTTACCTAGTGCGGATGCGGTGATAGCGGCATTGCCTGCTCAAGACCGCTCCTCTACTTCTACTAGGCTGCGCGACTGCCTACGGGGAGGTACTGCTTTTCACAACAGTAACCTATCTCGGGAAGAGCGGGAAGTGGTCGAACGCGCTTTTCGTGACCAGCAGGGTCCTGTGCGGGTGCTAGGGGCTACTACCACTGTCGCAGCTGGCATCAATACGCCGGCCTCGGCAGTAATTCTAGGGGAAACAGAATTCCTTGGGGAAGACCAGAAGCCTTTCACCATTGCTGAATACAAAAACATGGTAGGCCGCGCTGGCCGGCTGGGCTATAACGAACGTGGACAATCGTTCATCGTGGCTAACACTCCCATGGAGCGGAGGCAACTGTTTCAGCACTACGTTCTTGGGCAGCCAGAAGCATTGCGTTCTTCATTTTCCAACGGCAATCTGTCCACATGGGTACTGCGTCTGCTGGCTCAGATTTCGCGAGTTGGCCGCCGGGAAGTAGCCACGCTGCTGGCCAACACTTACGGGGGATACATTGCGGGCCGCAACAACCCCGACTGGCGTCCCCAGATGGATGCACAGGTTGAAAACATCATCATTTCGCTGATTAGGGCCAGTATTGTGGAGCAAGAAGGCTCTATGCTACAGCTAACTCTCGTTGGATTTGCCTGTGCCAATTCTTCGCTCTCGTTTGACTCTATCTTGCGCCTATTGCACTTGCTGCAAAAGCTGAACCCAGCTACCGTTTCGCTGGAACGGCTGTTGGCTCTTACGCAAGCGCTGCCGGAACTTGATGACACCTACACGCCGCTATTCAAAAACGGAAATAAAGAGAAGACGTGGCCCTATCATGCAGCCCACAAAATTGGCAACGACTTGGTGCAGTTGTACCAAATCTCTCTGCCAGACCAAGTGGCCTATTTACGACGGGCGAAGCGAGCCTTGCTAGTAGAGGCATGGCTGCAGGGCGATTCTTTGGAAGACCTGGAGCAAGCGTATACTAACTCCCCCTTCGTGCCGGTTAGCTACGGAGATGTGCGTCGCATTGTGGATGCAACGCGCTACCATTTTCGCTCGGTTGTGCCCATTGTGCAAGCCCTTCACCCCATGGTGCTGCTGGAAGACGATGCTCTGAATCTGTTAACCACACGCCTAGAAGTTGGCTTGCCAGCCTCGGCGCTTCCTTTGCTGAAGGTGGCTGCTTTGAATCGCGGGGAAATACTCTTGCTTGCACACCACAATATCGTGGATCCATCGCAGGCGTGGGCTGCTGTTGAACCCATTGCCAATAAGTTATTTGGCCCAGAAAGAAGCCAAGTGATAGGGACATCCTGGGAAAAGCAGCAACTCGCCAGCTTGGCCAAAGCAGCACCGGCATCCTAG